The following are encoded in a window of Limibacter armeniacum genomic DNA:
- a CDS encoding cytochrome-c peroxidase produces the protein MSTFFKCIKEEAWIITSLFFVFLIGCNTVEEKAETPEEIFAVLDKVYKADLDSCISFAEALQHSSTQKDIEQQFLNARTYFKKIEPILSFVDVENYETLNQPNLLQVEEEDATNIKISEPQGFQVLEEIIFADTLDIVQLQAKAEFVASRLKLIRTNTKLTGYKPYHFLWMVRNAIVRVAFTGITGFDSPVLANSLDEAKQVYGSLQKYLIHFEPIFADSEIYKAWQEEINATVEALSGDFDTFDRFHFIKDHTHKQVELWNQTVKDWQVEFPLELALKNDAANLFSAEAYNMKFFSSRFAPEIDEQTVALGEQLFYDTNLSLGKGLNCGSCHQPALAFTDGKAKSIGRNGMELERNSPTLTYAAFQKGFFFDKRAGNLEGQIVNVVKSEMEFHTDMDYITQAVKNNKNYQKSFQQVFKDSISERNIRSALATYVRSLAPFNSKFDRNIKGEEATFTEEEVLGANLFLGKAACATCHFPPFFNGTVPPRFKETELESLGVPATAANDRIDTDPGRWNVFGTEEKRHFFKTSTVRNIALTAPYMHNGVYKTLEEVMDFYNVGGGQGLGLDVPLQTLPPDSLNLTEAEVQAIIAFMKTLTDQQIGALTAKVE, from the coding sequence ATGAGTACATTTTTTAAATGTATCAAAGAGGAGGCTTGGATCATAACAAGCCTCTTTTTTGTGTTTTTGATTGGATGTAATACAGTAGAAGAGAAAGCGGAAACACCGGAAGAGATTTTTGCTGTCTTGGACAAAGTGTATAAGGCAGATTTGGATAGCTGTATTTCTTTTGCAGAAGCATTGCAACATAGCTCAACGCAGAAAGACATTGAGCAACAATTCTTAAATGCTCGCACATATTTCAAGAAAATTGAGCCAATTCTCTCATTTGTGGATGTGGAGAATTATGAAACACTCAACCAGCCTAACCTTTTGCAAGTTGAGGAAGAGGATGCGACCAATATTAAGATTTCAGAACCCCAGGGTTTTCAGGTACTGGAAGAAATAATCTTTGCAGATACTTTGGATATAGTGCAGCTTCAGGCCAAAGCTGAATTTGTGGCAAGTCGTCTGAAGTTGATCAGAACCAATACAAAATTGACAGGGTATAAGCCTTACCATTTCTTATGGATGGTCAGAAATGCGATTGTCAGGGTGGCTTTTACAGGTATAACAGGGTTTGATTCCCCTGTTCTTGCTAACTCATTGGATGAGGCTAAGCAAGTTTACGGTAGTCTTCAAAAGTACCTGATACATTTTGAACCCATATTTGCTGACTCAGAAATATATAAGGCTTGGCAGGAAGAGATCAATGCCACAGTGGAAGCATTGTCAGGAGACTTTGACACCTTTGACCGATTCCATTTTATCAAAGACCATACGCATAAACAGGTTGAACTTTGGAACCAAACGGTTAAAGACTGGCAAGTTGAATTTCCTTTGGAGTTGGCATTAAAGAATGATGCAGCAAACCTATTTTCTGCTGAAGCCTACAATATGAAGTTCTTCTCTAGCAGGTTTGCTCCTGAGATAGATGAACAGACAGTAGCTTTGGGAGAACAACTTTTTTATGATACAAACCTTTCATTGGGTAAAGGGCTAAATTGTGGCAGTTGTCACCAGCCAGCACTTGCTTTTACGGATGGAAAAGCAAAATCAATTGGGCGTAATGGGATGGAGCTGGAAAGAAACTCGCCAACGCTGACCTATGCAGCTTTTCAGAAAGGCTTCTTCTTTGACAAACGTGCAGGTAATTTAGAAGGGCAGATCGTTAATGTAGTCAAAAGTGAGATGGAGTTTCATACAGATATGGATTACATCACGCAAGCGGTCAAGAATAATAAGAATTATCAAAAATCATTTCAGCAGGTATTTAAGGATAGTATTTCAGAACGAAATATTAGGAGCGCATTGGCTACGTATGTGAGAAGCTTGGCTCCATTTAACTCAAAGTTTGACAGAAATATAAAAGGAGAGGAAGCTACTTTTACGGAAGAAGAGGTCCTTGGTGCAAACTTATTTTTGGGTAAGGCAGCTTGTGCTACCTGTCATTTTCCTCCATTCTTTAATGGAACAGTTCCTCCACGATTCAAGGAAACAGAATTGGAGTCATTGGGGGTACCCGCTACTGCTGCGAATGACCGAATTGATACTGATCCAGGGAGATGGAATGTCTTTGGGACAGAAGAAAAACGACACTTTTTTAAAACTTCAACGGTTCGCAATATCGCTTTGACAGCTCCTTATATGCACAACGGAGTATATAAGACATTGGAAGAAGTGATGGATTTCTATAATGTAGGAGGAGGTCAAGGTTTGGGTTTGGATGTGCCGTTGCAAACACTTCCTCCTGATTCGTTGAACCTAACTGAAGCAGAGGTACAGGCGATTATAGCATTTATGAAGACGCTAACAGATCAACAAATAGGAGCGTTGACAGCAAAGGTTGAGTAA
- the guaA gene encoding glutamine-hydrolyzing GMP synthase — translation MADKILIYDFGSQYTQLIARRIRELNVYCEIYPYNHTPAIDHSEYKGVILSGSPHSVLEEDAPNFDVSNIRGKMPLLGVCYGAQMLAHQNGGKIARSEVREYGRANLDFIYHNSPLLKGIPENSQVWMSHGDTILELPENFKIIASTSNVKVAAYRIEGEDTFGLQFHPEVTHSTDGKMMLQDFVVGVCGCSQDWTPESFVDTTVAELKEQLGNDKVILGLSGGVDSSVAAVLLHKAIGANLHCIFVDNGLLRKNEFEDVLDSYKHMGLNVKGVNAKDEFYAALEGVKDPEAKRKAIGKVFVDVFEKESKLVDDAKWLGQGTIYPDVIESVSVKGPSATIKSHHNVGGLPDYMKLKVVEPLNTLFKDEVRAVGHTLEIDDAILQRHPFPGPGLGIRILGDVTAEKVRVLQEVDHIFISSLKSSGLYNDVWQAGAMLLPVQSVGVMGDERTYENVVALRAVASLDGMTADWVHLPYEFLAEVSNNIINRVKGVNRVVYDISSKPPATIEWE, via the coding sequence ATGGCAGACAAAATTCTAATCTACGATTTTGGCTCTCAGTATACACAGCTGATTGCCCGCAGAATCAGGGAACTAAACGTTTACTGCGAAATTTATCCATACAACCATACTCCGGCAATCGACCACTCAGAGTATAAAGGTGTTATCCTGTCAGGTAGCCCTCACTCTGTATTGGAAGAAGACGCTCCCAACTTTGATGTTTCTAATATCAGAGGTAAGATGCCTTTGCTGGGTGTTTGTTATGGTGCTCAAATGTTGGCTCACCAGAATGGTGGTAAAATTGCCCGCTCTGAAGTAAGAGAGTACGGACGTGCCAACCTTGATTTCATATACCACAACAGCCCTTTGCTGAAAGGTATTCCTGAAAACTCGCAGGTATGGATGTCACACGGTGACACCATTCTTGAACTTCCTGAAAACTTCAAGATCATTGCTAGTACTAGTAATGTAAAAGTTGCCGCTTACCGCATCGAAGGTGAAGACACATTCGGTCTGCAATTCCACCCTGAAGTAACACACTCCACTGACGGTAAAATGATGTTGCAAGACTTTGTGGTAGGTGTTTGTGGTTGTTCACAAGACTGGACTCCTGAGTCATTTGTAGATACTACAGTTGCTGAACTGAAAGAACAACTAGGTAATGACAAAGTGATCCTAGGTCTTTCAGGTGGTGTCGATTCATCTGTTGCTGCAGTGTTATTACACAAAGCAATTGGCGCTAACCTGCACTGTATCTTCGTAGACAATGGTCTGCTTAGAAAGAATGAGTTCGAAGACGTACTGGATTCTTACAAGCACATGGGCTTGAACGTAAAAGGTGTAAATGCGAAAGATGAATTCTACGCAGCACTGGAAGGCGTAAAAGACCCTGAGGCTAAACGTAAGGCGATCGGTAAAGTTTTCGTTGACGTTTTCGAAAAAGAGTCAAAACTGGTAGATGACGCTAAATGGTTAGGACAAGGTACTATTTACCCTGACGTAATTGAGTCAGTATCAGTAAAAGGTCCTTCAGCAACTATCAAGTCACACCACAACGTAGGTGGTCTACCTGATTATATGAAACTAAAAGTGGTTGAGCCTCTGAACACGCTTTTCAAAGATGAAGTAAGAGCAGTAGGTCACACTTTGGAAATTGACGATGCGATCTTGCAACGTCACCCATTCCCAGGTCCAGGCCTTGGTATCCGTATCTTGGGTGATGTCACTGCTGAAAAAGTACGCGTACTACAGGAAGTGGATCACATCTTCATTTCTTCACTGAAGTCATCAGGCCTTTACAATGACGTATGGCAAGCAGGTGCAATGCTGTTACCTGTTCAGTCAGTTGGTGTAATGGGTGATGAAAGAACATATGAAAATGTAGTAGCACTTAGAGCAGTTGCCAGCCTTGATGGTATGACAGCTGACTGGGTACACCTTCCATATGAGTTCTTGGCAGAAGTAAGTAACAACATCATCAATAGAGTGAAAGGTGTTAACAGAGTAGTGTATGACATTAGCTCAAAACCACCAGCAACTATTGAGTGGGAATAA
- a CDS encoding outer membrane beta-barrel protein — protein sequence MKKSLFTLLILIITLLAVNDTQAQYRRRHKSDNKFKVGLAGLYALSTDKGLGGDGVGFYVHPQYNVNEQFSVGLQAGVILSSAEELQVEDLPEGAIEPSDPTIIPVLLTGEFYFSDRVVRPFIGLGVGMYKMSAVTYKFDDNFSSIDSFESEPINNYGLAPKLGLQMGPVDLSVAYHMTGEGIADFATFNLGFTIGGGKRR from the coding sequence ATGAAAAAATCACTCTTTACCCTATTAATTCTAATAATAACCCTACTTGCGGTTAACGATACGCAAGCACAATACAGAAGAAGGCATAAATCAGACAACAAATTCAAAGTAGGATTGGCTGGTCTGTATGCATTGTCAACTGACAAAGGATTAGGTGGAGATGGCGTTGGCTTCTACGTTCACCCACAATACAATGTAAATGAGCAATTTTCAGTTGGTCTTCAAGCAGGAGTAATACTATCTTCAGCAGAAGAACTTCAAGTGGAAGACCTTCCAGAGGGAGCTATTGAACCATCTGACCCTACTATCATTCCTGTATTACTGACTGGAGAGTTTTACTTTTCAGACCGTGTCGTAAGACCATTTATCGGGCTAGGAGTAGGTATGTATAAGATGTCTGCCGTTACTTACAAATTCGACGATAACTTCTCAAGTATTGACAGTTTTGAATCAGAGCCAATTAACAATTATGGTTTGGCTCCAAAGCTGGGACTACAAATGGGTCCTGTTGATTTATCAGTAGCTTATCATATGACTGGGGAAGGCATCGCTGATTTTGCAACCTTCAACTTGGGCTTTACTATCGGTGGAGGAAAAAGAAGATAG
- a CDS encoding M16 family metallopeptidase, producing MSNYFFRIISIATLLMTSQLIFAQKLVEKVESGENDWTIPYQKYVLDNGLTVILHQDLSDPLVHVDVTYHVGSAREELNKSGFAHFFEHMMFQGSENVADEEHFKVVTASGGTLNGTTNRDRTNYFETVPSNQLETMLWLEADRMGYFLDAVTQEKFEVQRATVKNEKQQNYDNRPYGMFREKNAEALYPYGHPYSWLTIGLLEDLDRVDVADLKKFFLRWYGPNNATLTIGGNIDVKQTLAWVNKYFGKIPVGPEVEDMKLEAPVLDKDRYVSYVDNNIRFPALLFTYPTVPEFHKDEAALECLADIIGQGQDSYFYKKFVLTQKAIQASIFNPTSELAGEFTMFVLPYPGTSLSDFEGMMREALVEFEQEGVSDEDLQKFKAKKEAGALRTLESVRGKVSSLAHFETFLDNPNYFPESLKSYQELTKEDVIRVYNKYIKGQYAVIQSVLPKGMENMAAKPDNYQVDKTVKNTFPTTDYAKVAERKSPKDDFDRSVKPSPGANPTIEVPQLWKETFANGIKIIGTENKETPSVTLRLYIEGGHLLEKDNLDKAGIASLTASLMGEGTENYSAAEFENELEKLGSSISVGSGQSGTYISVNTLTKHIDRTLELLEERLFRPKFTEEDLARVKKQTLESIKASKKQPVPIANSVFNTVLYGKGNVLAISSEGTEASVEALTLEDVNQFYKESYVPQLSQLVVVGDITKESLLAKIDFLSTWKANDLQAPTIEVTPKNEGTVLYLVDKPNAPQSEIRIGYVTNLKYDVEGEYFKSTLMNYPLGGAFNSRINLNLREDKGWTYGARSSFYGDKLTGEFVASAGVKAVATDSAVYEMMSEIQEYYKEGITPEELDFMKSSVGQKDALKYETPGQKAAFLNRIIQYDLSEGYVKKQNKIISKIKAENVNELARKYLDPSKMVIIVVGDKASLKDKLARLGYEIVELDADGNEVAVK from the coding sequence ATGTCAAATTACTTTTTTAGAATAATTAGTATTGCTACTCTACTAATGACTTCTCAACTGATTTTTGCCCAAAAACTAGTAGAAAAGGTTGAGTCAGGAGAAAATGACTGGACAATTCCTTACCAAAAATATGTTTTGGATAATGGCTTGACAGTAATTCTTCATCAAGATTTATCAGACCCATTAGTTCATGTTGATGTGACCTACCACGTAGGCTCTGCCAGAGAAGAATTAAACAAATCTGGATTTGCGCACTTCTTTGAACATATGATGTTTCAAGGTTCGGAGAATGTAGCGGATGAAGAGCACTTCAAAGTTGTAACTGCCTCTGGAGGTACACTGAACGGTACAACAAATAGAGACAGAACAAACTATTTTGAGACAGTTCCTAGTAACCAGCTGGAGACCATGCTGTGGCTGGAAGCAGACAGGATGGGTTATTTTCTGGATGCTGTGACACAGGAGAAATTTGAAGTTCAAAGGGCTACTGTAAAAAATGAAAAGCAGCAGAATTATGACAACCGTCCTTACGGTATGTTCAGAGAGAAAAATGCAGAAGCACTTTATCCATACGGACACCCCTATTCTTGGTTGACAATTGGACTTTTGGAAGACTTGGATAGAGTAGATGTGGCTGACTTGAAGAAGTTTTTCCTGAGATGGTACGGTCCCAACAATGCTACCTTGACTATTGGAGGTAATATAGATGTTAAGCAAACTTTAGCATGGGTTAATAAGTACTTTGGAAAAATTCCTGTCGGACCTGAGGTTGAAGACATGAAGTTGGAAGCGCCTGTTTTGGATAAAGACCGTTATGTGTCTTATGTAGATAACAATATCCGTTTTCCAGCCCTTCTATTTACTTACCCTACAGTTCCTGAGTTCCATAAGGATGAAGCCGCTCTTGAGTGTTTGGCTGATATTATTGGTCAAGGTCAGGATTCTTATTTCTACAAGAAATTTGTTTTGACTCAAAAGGCGATTCAGGCTTCTATTTTTAACCCTACTTCTGAGTTGGCGGGTGAGTTTACAATGTTTGTCCTTCCTTACCCAGGAACTTCATTAAGTGACTTTGAAGGAATGATGAGAGAGGCATTAGTAGAGTTTGAGCAGGAAGGCGTTTCAGATGAGGACCTGCAAAAGTTCAAAGCCAAAAAAGAAGCTGGAGCATTAAGAACATTAGAATCAGTTAGAGGTAAAGTATCTAGCCTTGCGCACTTTGAAACATTCTTGGATAACCCTAACTATTTCCCAGAGTCATTGAAGAGTTATCAGGAATTGACCAAGGAAGATGTGATCAGGGTATACAACAAGTATATCAAAGGTCAGTATGCAGTTATTCAGAGTGTGTTGCCTAAAGGAATGGAAAATATGGCAGCTAAACCTGACAACTATCAAGTGGACAAGACTGTTAAAAACACATTTCCGACTACAGACTATGCTAAGGTGGCAGAAAGAAAGTCGCCTAAAGATGACTTTGACAGAAGTGTAAAACCAAGTCCAGGAGCAAACCCAACAATAGAAGTACCTCAATTGTGGAAAGAGACATTTGCGAACGGCATCAAGATCATTGGAACTGAAAATAAGGAGACTCCATCCGTTACATTGAGATTGTACATTGAAGGTGGACATCTTTTAGAAAAAGACAATCTGGATAAGGCCGGTATTGCATCTCTGACAGCTTCATTGATGGGTGAAGGGACAGAAAACTACTCTGCAGCTGAGTTTGAAAATGAGTTGGAAAAACTGGGAAGCTCGATTTCAGTTGGAAGTGGTCAGTCAGGCACTTATATCAGTGTAAACACATTGACGAAGCATATAGACAGAACACTGGAGTTATTAGAAGAAAGGCTCTTCAGACCTAAGTTTACAGAGGAAGACTTAGCTAGAGTAAAGAAACAGACTCTGGAAAGTATCAAGGCGAGTAAAAAACAGCCAGTGCCGATTGCAAACAGTGTATTTAACACAGTATTGTATGGTAAAGGTAATGTACTGGCAATATCATCTGAGGGTACAGAAGCATCTGTCGAGGCACTTACCTTGGAGGATGTCAATCAGTTCTATAAAGAAAGTTATGTTCCTCAACTATCACAGTTGGTTGTGGTGGGAGATATAACTAAGGAAAGTCTGTTGGCTAAAATAGATTTCTTGTCAACATGGAAAGCAAATGACCTTCAGGCTCCTACAATTGAGGTAACTCCAAAAAATGAAGGTACAGTACTGTACTTGGTAGATAAGCCAAATGCTCCTCAGTCTGAAATCAGGATAGGTTACGTGACCAACTTGAAATATGATGTAGAGGGTGAATACTTTAAGTCTACGCTGATGAACTACCCATTGGGTGGAGCATTCAACAGCAGAATTAACCTGAACCTGAGAGAGGATAAAGGATGGACATACGGAGCCAGATCAAGTTTTTATGGAGATAAGTTGACTGGAGAGTTTGTAGCATCAGCAGGAGTTAAGGCAGTGGCAACTGACAGTGCCGTGTATGAGATGATGTCTGAGATTCAAGAGTACTATAAGGAAGGCATTACACCGGAAGAGCTTGATTTTATGAAAAGTTCTGTTGGCCAAAAAGATGCGTTGAAGTATGAGACGCCAGGTCAGAAGGCTGCATTCCTAAATAGAATCATTCAATATGATTTGTCAGAAGGTTATGTGAAGAAGCAGAATAAAATCATTTCCAAGATCAAGGCTGAAAACGTTAATGAGCTTGCCCGTAAATACCTTGACCCATCAAAGATGGTGATCATTGTAGTAGGAGATAAAGCATCATTGAAAGATAAATTGGCTCGATTGGGTTATGAAATTGTGGAACTGGATGCAGATGGAAATGAAGTGGCTGTAAAGTAA
- a CDS encoding alkaline phosphatase PhoX codes for MKKLPILMTALLVAGAITFSCEGPEGPQGPEGSAGADGSDGSDGSNGRDLTEETLMPLEVSKTPTSLLKLSGEFSNATLEVVLSSEDVIPGSPEFVYGSMADGAGLLQDTDTSFMLINNIEADYSIARILLNKDLKPFHGEYIVNANATAFTAQCSGSMITPKEHGFGPLYLSGGEWGGASNGVFVTSPYKSASDASFANMLPAMGQWSTENAVAIGKDAFPGKTVVFIGDDHSDNSVPSGQLGMYVGPFGNLNAGKLYGLKVTTTGVTYEMDMDEGVEYDVEFVELQETDMDLLDAEAKAKGVMGFSRLEDIDWRRGDASAQREIYFCVTGRNKESLNGLGSLTGRVYKVTLNENDPTGAGKITCVLDGDKVGGKAEMFHSPDNIVVTENYAYIQEDPNGVVNSYPNKVAADHFARLYQYNLNTGELKTVLECNQTEAEALGYGTTNSIWEITGMIDVTDVIGSTESTFLFMTQNHGWVPAEGAFTDPTAFPDVANSPKEGSVLFAIKGLER; via the coding sequence ATGAAAAAGCTACCTATTTTGATGACGGCCCTGTTAGTAGCAGGGGCTATTACTTTTAGTTGTGAAGGTCCTGAAGGACCACAGGGACCTGAAGGTTCAGCAGGTGCAGATGGATCGGATGGTTCTGATGGCTCAAATGGCAGAGACTTGACAGAAGAGACGCTAATGCCACTTGAAGTATCAAAAACACCTACTAGTCTTTTGAAATTATCAGGAGAGTTCTCTAATGCGACACTTGAAGTGGTTCTTTCTTCAGAGGATGTTATTCCTGGCTCTCCAGAATTTGTATATGGAAGTATGGCAGATGGCGCTGGTTTGTTGCAGGATACAGACACTTCCTTTATGCTGATCAATAATATTGAAGCAGACTACTCAATTGCTAGAATCTTACTTAATAAAGATCTGAAGCCTTTTCATGGTGAGTATATTGTCAATGCGAACGCAACGGCATTTACAGCACAGTGTTCTGGTAGTATGATTACTCCTAAAGAGCATGGTTTTGGTCCTCTTTACCTTTCAGGTGGTGAGTGGGGTGGAGCTTCCAATGGGGTTTTCGTAACCAGTCCTTACAAAAGTGCTTCTGATGCTAGCTTTGCCAACATGCTTCCTGCGATGGGACAGTGGTCAACTGAAAATGCAGTGGCAATCGGTAAAGATGCATTTCCTGGGAAAACGGTAGTGTTTATTGGTGATGACCACAGTGACAATTCGGTTCCATCTGGTCAGCTAGGTATGTATGTAGGCCCATTTGGTAACCTGAATGCTGGTAAACTTTACGGTTTGAAAGTAACTACAACAGGAGTTACGTATGAAATGGATATGGACGAGGGGGTTGAGTATGATGTTGAGTTTGTTGAGTTGCAAGAAACAGATATGGACTTACTTGATGCTGAGGCAAAGGCAAAAGGGGTAATGGGCTTCTCACGTCTTGAAGACATCGATTGGAGAAGAGGAGACGCTTCGGCACAAAGAGAGATTTACTTCTGTGTGACTGGTAGAAACAAGGAATCTCTAAATGGATTGGGTTCTTTGACTGGTCGTGTATACAAAGTAACCTTGAATGAGAATGATCCAACTGGCGCAGGAAAAATTACATGTGTATTGGATGGTGACAAGGTAGGTGGTAAAGCAGAGATGTTCCATAGCCCTGACAATATCGTGGTAACTGAGAACTACGCTTACATTCAAGAAGACCCGAACGGTGTAGTAAATTCTTACCCTAACAAGGTGGCTGCTGATCACTTTGCAAGACTTTATCAGTATAACCTGAATACAGGCGAGCTGAAAACAGTTTTGGAGTGTAACCAGACTGAAGCAGAAGCACTAGGATACGGAACAACAAACTCTATTTGGGAGATCACAGGTATGATCGATGTGACGGATGTGATTGGGAGCACAGAAAGTACTTTCCTTTTCATGACACAAAATCACGGATGGGTGCCGGCTGAAGGTGCTTTCACTGACCCTACTGCATTCCCTGACGTTGCTAATTCTCCGAAAGAAGGAAGTGTACTTTTCGCTATTAAAGGTTTGGAAAGATAA